The Streptomyces sp. NBC_01317 genomic interval GTGGTGCCCTGGGCGTCGATGATCAGCGCGGCGTCGATGTCGCGGTTCAGCATCTGGTGGCGCGCGGTCCCCTCGTCGGGGAGCGTGCGCGGGGAGAGCGGCTCGCCCGGCAGCTGCCTCAGCTCGGCCGCCAATTGGCCGGCGAGCTGCCCCGGGGCGACGACGGCGACCTTCACATCCGTGGGCCTCGGGCTGTGCAGCGCCCCCACGTAGGACGCGATGAAGAGCAGCTGCAACCCCAGCACGCCGGCGATCAGCAGCGCCGCCCTCGGAGTGACCGCCGTCTTCACCTCGTCCAGGAAAGTCATGCCCTCACGGTCCGGGGCCCGGGGTATCCCCGCAGGTGGGAGGGGGCTGAATGGTCGAGAGAACGCTAATCGTACGCACGTTCGAAACTTGGTCTATGGTGGGGACGGGGGAGGTGAGAACGGTGAGAACGGACGGAGCCAGGAGGTGCGGATGCCCAGGTTCACGCATCTGCGCACCGTCTCCGGGTTCTCCCTGCGGTACGGGGCCTCGCATCCGGAGCGGCTGGCCGGGCGCGCGGCCGCGCGGGGCATGGACGCCCTCGCGCTGACCGACCGCGACACCCTCGCGGGCACGGTCCGCTTCGCCAAGGCGTGTGTCGCGGAGGGGATCCGTCCGCTGTTCGGGGTGGAGCTGGCGGTGGGGGAGCGGGATGCCGAGGGGGCCCGTACCGCCCGTACGGCAGCGCGATCCGGCGGCGGCGAGTGGGCCCGTACGACAGGGGCCGGTGGCACCGAGCGCCGGCGGGTGCCTGTGCGGGGCGGTGCCTTCGTGGACGAGTCCGCGCCCCGCGCGGTTTTCCTCGCCCGGGACGGCTCGACCGGCTGGGCGGACCTGTGCCGGCTCGTCTCCACCGCGCATGCCGCCGGGGAGGGCGGCCCGCTGCTGCCCTGGCAGGACAACCACGGCGACGGGCTGACCGTGCTCCTCGGACCCGGCTCCGAGACCGGCCGGGCCCTCGCCGCGGGACGCCCCGACCGGGCCGCGCGGCTCCTCGCGCCCTGGCGCGAGATCTACGGGGACGCGCTGCGCCTGGAGATCGTGCACCACGGACGTACGGGCACAGGACCCGGATCGCTGCGGCACGCCGCCCGCACGCTCGGGTTCGCCGCCGAGCAGGGGGTACGGGCGGTGCTCAGCAACGCCGTGCGCTACGCCGACCCCGGGCAGGGGCCGGTCGCCGACGTGCTCGACTCGGCCCGCAGGCTCATGCCCATCGACCCGCGCGGCGGCCTCGACAGCGGGGAGCGCTGGCTCAAGGAGCCGGACGCGATGGTCCGTACCGCCGAGCTGGTCGCCGAGGCCGCCGGATTCCGGCGGGACATCGCCCACCGGCTGCTCGCCCTGACCGAGGAGACCGCCGCGAGCTGTGTGGTCGATCCCGAGGACGACCTGGGCATCGGCACCGTCCACTTCCCCGAGCCCCGGCTGGTCGGCGCGGACCGCCGCAGCGCCGCGCGGGTCCTGCGCTCACGCGCCGCCGCCGGGATGGTGCTGCGCGGCTACGACCGGCGCGGTGACCACCGGGAGTACTGGGACCGGATGGACGACGAGCTGCGCACGATCGACCAACTCGGCTTTGCCTCCTACTTCCTGACGGTGGCTCAGGTCGTGGACGACGTGAAGGGGATGGGGGTCAGGGTCGCGGCACGGGGCTCCGGCGCGGGATCCCTGGTCAACCACCTGCTGGGCATCGCCCACGCGGACCCGGTCGCGCACGGCCTGCTGATGGAACGTTTCCTCTCCACCCGCAGACAGCCGCCCAGGCAGTCCACCGGATGGCGTGAGCTGGAACTCCCCGACATCGACATCGACGTCGAGTCCGCGCGGCGCCTGGAGGTCTACCGCGCGATCCTCGACCGGTTCGGCCCCGAGCGGGTCGCGGCCGTCGCCATGCCGGAGACGTACCGGGTGCGTCATGCCGTACGGGACGTGGGCGCGGCCCTCTCCATGGACCCCGCCGACATCGACCGGATCGCCAAGTCCTTCCCGCACATCCGCGCCAGGGACGCCCGCGCCGCGATGGAGGAACTGCCCGAACTGCGCGCGCTGGCCGGGGAGTCGGAGCGGGGCGGGGCGAAGTACGCCCGGCTGTGGGACCTGGTGGAGGCGCTCGACGCGCTGCCGCGCGGGATCGCCATGCACCCGTGCGGGGTGCTGCTCTCGGACGCCTCGCTGCTGCGCCGTACCCCGGTGGTGCCGACCAGCGGCGAGCACTTCCCCATGTCCCAGTTCGACAAGGAGGACGTCGAACGGCTGGGGCTGCTCAAACTCGACGTCCTGGGCGTACGGATGCAGTCGGCGATGGCCCACGCGGTCACGGAGATCGCGCGCGCCACGGGCGAGGAACTGGACCTGGACGATCCGGCACAGGTACCGGAGGGCGACCCGGAGACGTACCGGCTGATCCGCTCCGCCGAGACCCTGGGCTGCTTCCAGATCGAGTCGCCGGGCCAGCGCGACCTGGTCGGCCGGCTCCAGCCCGCGACCTTCCACGACCTGGTGGTCGACATCTCGCTCTTCCGGCCGGGACCGGTGGCGGCCGACATGGTGCGCCCGTTCATCGAGGCCCGGCACGGCCGGGCGCCCGTCCGCTACCCCCACGCCGACCTGGAGAAGGCGTTGAGCGAGACGTACGGGGTGGTCGTCTTCCACGAACAGATCATCCGGATGGTGGACATCATGACGGGCTGCGGCAAGGAGGAGGCGGACAAGGTGCGCAGAGGACTGTCCGACCCCGGGTCGCAGGGCCGGATCCGGGTCTGGTTCGATCGGCTGGCGCGGGAGCGGGGATACGCGCCCGACGTGATCGCGCGTACCTGGGAGATCATCGAGGCGTTCGGCTCGTTCGGCTTCTGCAAGGCGCACGCGGTCGCGTTCGCCGTACCGACCTATCAGTCGGCCTGGCTCAAGGCGCACCACCCGGCCGCCTTCTACGCCGGGCTGCTCACCCATGACCCGGGGATGTACCCGAAGAGGCTGCTGCTGGCGGACGCACGGCGGCGGGGGGTGCCGGTGCTGCCGCTGGATGTGAACCGGTCGGCTGTCACTCATCGAA includes:
- a CDS encoding DNA polymerase III subunit alpha encodes the protein MPRFTHLRTVSGFSLRYGASHPERLAGRAAARGMDALALTDRDTLAGTVRFAKACVAEGIRPLFGVELAVGERDAEGARTARTAARSGGGEWARTTGAGGTERRRVPVRGGAFVDESAPRAVFLARDGSTGWADLCRLVSTAHAAGEGGPLLPWQDNHGDGLTVLLGPGSETGRALAAGRPDRAARLLAPWREIYGDALRLEIVHHGRTGTGPGSLRHAARTLGFAAEQGVRAVLSNAVRYADPGQGPVADVLDSARRLMPIDPRGGLDSGERWLKEPDAMVRTAELVAEAAGFRRDIAHRLLALTEETAASCVVDPEDDLGIGTVHFPEPRLVGADRRSAARVLRSRAAAGMVLRGYDRRGDHREYWDRMDDELRTIDQLGFASYFLTVAQVVDDVKGMGVRVAARGSGAGSLVNHLLGIAHADPVAHGLLMERFLSTRRQPPRQSTGWRELELPDIDIDVESARRLEVYRAILDRFGPERVAAVAMPETYRVRHAVRDVGAALSMDPADIDRIAKSFPHIRARDARAAMEELPELRALAGESERGGAKYARLWDLVEALDALPRGIAMHPCGVLLSDASLLRRTPVVPTSGEHFPMSQFDKEDVERLGLLKLDVLGVRMQSAMAHAVTEIARATGEELDLDDPAQVPEGDPETYRLIRSAETLGCFQIESPGQRDLVGRLQPATFHDLVVDISLFRPGPVAADMVRPFIEARHGRAPVRYPHADLEKALSETYGVVVFHEQIIRMVDIMTGCGKEEADKVRRGLSDPGSQGRIRVWFDRLARERGYAPDVIARTWEIIEAFGSFGFCKAHAVAFAVPTYQSAWLKAHHPAAFYAGLLTHDPGMYPKRLLLADARRRGVPVLPLDVNRSAVTHRIELVSGEEVRPGTWGLRLALSDVHGISEAETARIEAGQPYSSLLDFWQRARPGRPVAERLAQVGALDAFGANRRDLLLHLSELHGAQRRVGSRGDQLPLGGGQRTAPVGLPDLGDAERLSAELGVLGMDASRHLMGDHYAFLKELGAISAKRLRDVPHGRTVLVAGAKVATQTPPIRSGKRVIFTTLDDGTGLVDLAFFDDSHEACAHTVFHSWLLLVRGVVQRRGARSLSVVGAAAWNLAELVELRKEGGLEAVAAALDAAAPSPSSSPDLAPGPALGPGPASSPDPAPAPSGDNGRRIKMSTGYEMNPWSDLRPPGEGLPTGRKLWHSSPGSAG